From a single Campylobacter concisus genomic region:
- the apt gene encoding adenine phosphoribosyltransferase encodes MKILDQKGKEFLLNSIRCINDFPKPGIVFRDITTLLNNKEAFNFLIDHLVARYEDANIDYIAGIESRGFIFGAALAARLRLPFVPIRKPKKLPFITLSQKYSLEYGVDEVQIHIDAFGEKSGARVLLMDDLIATGGTAKASVELINQTNATCVEACFLIDLVDLKGSEKLKSLTKIYSVLEV; translated from the coding sequence ATGAAAATTTTAGATCAAAAAGGCAAAGAATTTTTACTAAACTCTATTCGCTGCATAAATGACTTTCCAAAGCCTGGCATAGTCTTTCGTGACATCACGACACTACTAAACAACAAAGAAGCATTTAACTTTTTGATAGATCATTTGGTGGCTAGATATGAGGATGCAAATATCGACTACATCGCTGGCATCGAGTCACGAGGCTTTATCTTTGGCGCGGCGCTTGCAGCAAGACTTAGGCTACCTTTTGTGCCTATTCGCAAGCCAAAAAAACTGCCTTTTATCACGCTTTCTCAAAAATATAGCCTAGAATACGGCGTCGATGAAGTGCAAATTCACATCGATGCTTTTGGAGAAAAATCGGGCGCTAGAGTGCTTTTGATGGACGATCTCATAGCCACTGGAGGCACTGCAAAGGCTTCAGTTGAGCTTATCAATCAAACCAACGCAACCTGCGTAGAAGCGTGCTTTCTCATAGATCTAGTCGATCTAAAAGGTAGCGAAAAGCTAAAGTCGCTTACTAAAATTTACAGCGTTTTAGAGGTTTAG
- the lepB gene encoding signal peptidase I has product MKKIFTKFYDFCSSWTGTVIIVLFVIFFIAQAFVIPSGSMKNTLLVGDFLFAKKFVYGIPTPRIPWLEVKILPELNDNGHLITGDGPARGDIVVFRYPKDEKTHFVKRCFATSEDEIVFTEKALYLRPKEGDDFIKANCRENLNGKESKFGYSCSDITELDGKLFIKEPYRFSGIHYDENVNLFEQMIFMLNTNKDSVFMKPVLFSSLPQNPNFNFNAFYVKVPKDEYFMIGDNRDHSNDSRFWGSVAYKDIVGEPWFIYFSWDKNYNVRWERIGRFVDTIENDEFFTNKALKEGEVDGLH; this is encoded by the coding sequence ATGAAAAAAATTTTTACTAAATTTTATGACTTTTGCTCGAGCTGGACTGGCACAGTCATCATCGTGCTTTTTGTTATATTTTTCATAGCTCAAGCCTTTGTTATCCCGTCTGGTTCGATGAAAAACACGCTTTTGGTTGGTGATTTTTTATTTGCAAAAAAATTTGTTTATGGTATACCAACACCAAGAATTCCATGGCTTGAGGTAAAAATTTTACCCGAGCTAAATGACAATGGGCATCTTATTACAGGCGATGGTCCGGCAAGAGGCGATATAGTCGTCTTTCGTTATCCAAAAGATGAAAAGACCCACTTTGTAAAACGCTGCTTTGCCACAAGCGAAGATGAGATCGTCTTTACTGAAAAAGCCCTATATCTACGCCCAAAAGAGGGAGATGATTTTATAAAGGCAAACTGCCGTGAAAATTTAAATGGTAAAGAGAGTAAATTTGGCTACTCATGTAGCGATATAACCGAGCTTGATGGCAAACTTTTCATAAAAGAGCCATATAGGTTTAGCGGCATCCACTATGATGAAAATGTAAATTTATTTGAGCAGATGATTTTCATGCTAAATACAAATAAAGATAGTGTTTTTATGAAGCCAGTGCTATTTAGCTCATTGCCGCAAAATCCAAATTTTAACTTTAATGCATTTTACGTCAAAGTGCCAAAGGATGAGTACTTTATGATAGGCGACAACCGCGATCACTCAAATGATAGCCGTTTTTGGGGAAGCGTGGCTTACAAGGACATAGTCGGAGAGCCTTGGTTTATATATTTTAGTTGGGATAAAAACTACAATGTGCGCTGGGAGCGTATCGGACGCTTTGTAGATACGATAGAAAATGACGAATTTTTCACTAACAAAGCTCTAAAAGAAGGCGAAGTAGATGGACTTCATTGA
- the fliK gene encoding flagellar hook-length control protein FliK: MNISNTSVQTGQNTAQNVPVRKNEGSLFKNQPSVQTHSEQSISETLDNVGKLVARVLDDLKSASSLSKAEQILSQAKDTKIAPNLAGELSDLAKSLELEATQNESPEIKSLALKLKEFLKPIADLKAGSLNDQIKNSGVMLEANLKDALSPEKLPSSVQKLLSDIKNLSSGNLLNQILTLNDEKLDNQNSFSKLASILEKASNDAKNILDNSNIKTLLKDVDKLDSVVKFLDKNFSKDQNGELVKNQIGKMQNFISNLSEKVASLANEKLNQNFGFSQNHKELKTILDSIKNDLKTLNNIGDEAGLVKAFNEMSDVSKDGSLQDKLQSAARRLAHSLSLADAKASLAKNELSESKALLKQLNLATNDINNITIKNSSEISKVLSQDIKSTLLNISEKSQNPQSVNAANKMISQIEMHQMISSLQGGIQTYMPYIWDGVEGGNIAFKQGKKDKFYAQIDLNFKKFGQINVMVGLIDKRYIDLSVATQTNEFKELILSNSSELKQAISKLGLIVSNFNIKTLSKVKLNDRFKKFGGLDVGFDKKI, translated from the coding sequence TTGAATATATCAAATACTTCGGTTCAAACCGGGCAAAATACTGCTCAAAATGTGCCAGTTCGTAAAAATGAAGGCTCGCTTTTTAAAAATCAGCCAAGCGTACAAACGCATAGTGAGCAAAGCATTTCAGAGACACTTGATAATGTTGGAAAACTCGTTGCAAGAGTACTTGATGATCTAAAAAGTGCTTCAAGTCTTAGCAAGGCTGAACAAATTTTATCTCAGGCAAAAGACACGAAAATCGCTCCAAATTTAGCAGGTGAGCTATCAGACCTTGCAAAAAGCTTAGAATTAGAAGCAACCCAAAATGAAAGCCCTGAGATAAAGAGCCTTGCACTAAAGCTAAAAGAATTTCTAAAACCAATAGCCGATCTAAAAGCTGGCTCACTAAATGATCAGATCAAAAACTCAGGTGTAATGCTTGAAGCAAATTTAAAAGACGCACTTAGTCCAGAGAAGCTTCCAAGCTCGGTTCAGAAGCTACTAAGCGATATAAAAAATCTCTCAAGCGGGAATTTACTAAATCAAATTTTAACCCTAAATGATGAAAAATTAGACAATCAAAATTCTTTTTCAAAGCTTGCTTCTATACTTGAAAAAGCGAGCAATGACGCAAAAAACATCCTTGATAACTCAAATATAAAAACCCTTTTAAAAGATGTTGATAAGCTTGATAGTGTGGTTAAATTTTTAGATAAAAATTTTTCAAAAGATCAAAATGGTGAGCTAGTAAAAAATCAAATAGGCAAAATGCAAAATTTCATCTCAAATTTAAGTGAAAAAGTCGCAAGCCTGGCAAATGAAAAGCTAAATCAAAATTTTGGTTTTAGCCAAAATCACAAAGAGCTAAAAACTATCCTTGATAGCATAAAAAACGATCTAAAAACGCTAAATAATATAGGCGATGAAGCAGGGCTTGTAAAAGCGTTTAATGAGATGAGCGATGTTTCAAAGGATGGTAGCTTGCAAGATAAGCTCCAAAGTGCGGCGAGACGTCTTGCTCATAGCCTAAGTCTTGCTGATGCTAAGGCAAGTTTGGCTAAAAATGAGCTAAGTGAGAGCAAGGCGCTTTTAAAGCAGTTAAATCTCGCTACAAACGATATAAATAACATTACGATTAAAAATAGCAGCGAAATTTCAAAAGTGCTAAGCCAAGATATAAAAAGTACGCTTTTAAACATCAGTGAAAAGAGTCAAAACCCACAAAGCGTAAATGCTGCAAATAAGATGATTTCGCAGATCGAGATGCATCAAATGATATCAAGCCTTCAAGGCGGGATTCAAACTTATATGCCTTATATTTGGGACGGCGTTGAGGGTGGAAATATCGCATTTAAGCAAGGCAAAAAGGATAAATTTTACGCTCAGATCGATCTAAATTTTAAGAAATTTGGACAGATAAATGTGATGGTTGGACTTATTGATAAAAGGTACATTGATCTTTCGGTAGCTACGCAAACAAATGAGTTTAAGGAGCTAATCCTCTCAAACTCTAGCGAATTAAAACAAGCAATATCAAAGCTTGGACTTATAGTTTCAAACTTTAATATCAAAACTTTGTCAAAAGTGAAGCTAAATGATAGATTTAAAAAATTTGGTGGCCTTGATGTGGGCTTTGATAAGAAAATTTAA
- the hemL gene encoding glutamate-1-semialdehyde 2,1-aminomutase, whose product MTNKEAFSEAKKYIPGGVNSPVRAFGSVGGEPVMIDHAKGAYLYDIEGKKYLDFIQSWGPLIFGHCDKDIEEAIISAVKQGVSYGAPSPKETALAKLICDEFKQIDKIRFVSSGTEATMSAIRVARGYAKKYGLIKFEGCYHGHSDALLIKAGSGATTYGNASSSGVPQDVVKNTYLAVYNDIESVKAIFENNKDKIGVVIIEPIAGNMGLVPANKKFLEELRALCDKFGAVLILDEVMSGFRASRLGSYPFHEVDADLITFGKVIGGGMNVAAFGGKAEIMDCLSPDGAVYQAGTLSGNPVAMSAGIAAISKINSDPNLYARLEKLALKLMAGFKEAAKSAGITIQTDVRGSMFGYFFTDHAVKNYDDALKSDTKLFAKFHQAMLKRGIYLAPSQFETGFVCDAMSEADIDLAVSAAKEAFLEIKA is encoded by the coding sequence ATGACAAATAAAGAGGCATTTAGCGAAGCCAAAAAATATATCCCAGGTGGAGTAAATTCACCAGTTCGCGCATTTGGAAGCGTTGGTGGTGAGCCTGTAATGATCGATCATGCAAAGGGCGCTTATCTATACGACATCGAGGGTAAAAAATACCTTGACTTCATCCAAAGCTGGGGACCGCTCATCTTTGGTCACTGTGACAAAGATATCGAAGAAGCGATCATCTCTGCTGTAAAACAAGGCGTATCTTACGGCGCGCCATCTCCAAAAGAGACCGCTCTAGCAAAGCTAATATGCGATGAGTTTAAACAAATAGATAAAATTCGCTTCGTTAGCTCTGGCACAGAGGCTACCATGAGCGCTATCAGAGTGGCTAGAGGATATGCTAAAAAATATGGACTAATAAAATTTGAGGGCTGCTACCACGGACACAGCGATGCACTTCTTATCAAAGCAGGAAGTGGCGCTACGACATACGGCAACGCTTCAAGCAGTGGCGTGCCACAAGATGTTGTGAAAAACACCTATTTGGCAGTTTATAACGATATAGAAAGCGTAAAAGCCATTTTTGAAAATAATAAAGACAAGATAGGCGTCGTCATAATCGAGCCAATTGCAGGAAATATGGGGCTTGTGCCAGCTAATAAGAAATTTTTAGAAGAGCTTAGAGCGCTTTGCGATAAATTTGGCGCTGTGCTCATTCTTGATGAGGTTATGAGCGGCTTTAGAGCTTCTCGCCTTGGCTCATATCCATTTCACGAAGTGGACGCTGATCTCATCACATTTGGCAAGGTTATAGGCGGAGGTATGAACGTCGCTGCATTTGGAGGTAAGGCTGAGATAATGGACTGCTTAAGCCCAGATGGCGCTGTCTATCAAGCAGGCACGCTAAGTGGCAACCCAGTAGCGATGAGTGCTGGCATAGCGGCGATTTCAAAGATAAATAGTGATCCAAATTTATACGCTAGACTCGAAAAGCTTGCCCTAAAACTAATGGCTGGCTTTAAAGAGGCTGCAAAGAGTGCTGGTATCACCATCCAAACTGATGTTCGTGGCTCGATGTTTGGCTACTTTTTTACAGATCATGCCGTGAAAAACTACGACGATGCGTTAAAGAGCGACACAAAGCTCTTTGCTAAATTTCACCAAGCGATGCTTAAGCGTGGAATTTATCTTGCACCTAGCCAGTTTGAAACTGGATTTGTCTGTGATGCGATGAGTGAAGCAGATATCGATCTAGCGGTAAGCGCAGCCAAAGAGGCATTTTTGGAGATAAAAGCCTAA
- a CDS encoding site-2 protease family protein, giving the protein MDFIDNIDIVKVATIVISLIIAIVGHEIAHGYVAYKFGDNTAKNLGRLSINPIKHIDLVGTIIVPLVLYLSTGMMFGWAKPVPVNTYTVVRNGGYKAAIYVSLAGICYNVILGILSLFVLKALLNIETFEILLQFLFTLALLNLMLAIFNLYPIPPLDGFHALEYALRNFGFHALAEKLEGISRYGFVILIIILVSPLKDNILYPIKYVLDIASAFIND; this is encoded by the coding sequence ATGGACTTCATTGATAACATAGACATAGTCAAAGTCGCCACTATCGTCATCTCTTTAATAATCGCCATCGTCGGCCACGAGATCGCTCACGGATATGTAGCTTATAAATTTGGCGACAACACCGCAAAAAATCTTGGCAGACTTAGCATAAACCCTATAAAACACATCGATCTTGTTGGCACTATCATCGTGCCACTGGTGCTTTATCTAAGCACTGGCATGATGTTTGGCTGGGCAAAACCAGTGCCTGTAAATACCTACACAGTTGTGCGAAATGGCGGCTACAAGGCAGCTATCTACGTAAGTCTAGCTGGCATTTGCTACAACGTCATCTTAGGCATCTTATCGCTTTTTGTGCTAAAGGCTTTATTAAATATAGAAACCTTTGAAATTTTACTTCAGTTTTTATTTACGCTTGCGCTTTTAAATTTGATGTTAGCTATCTTTAACCTCTATCCGATCCCGCCACTTGATGGCTTTCACGCACTCGAGTACGCGCTTAGAAATTTTGGCTTTCACGCACTGGCAGAGAAGCTTGAGGGCATCTCGCGATATGGCTTTGTCATCCTTATCATCATCCTCGTTTCGCCGTTAAAAGATAATATCTTGTATCCAATAAAATACGTTTTAGATATCGCAAGCGCCTTTATAAATGACTAA
- a CDS encoding FlhB-like flagellar biosynthesis protein, translated as MQVNKKKAVALGYNRSKDNAPRVLANGAGEIANRIIDLAKEHDIPIKEDPDLIEILSKVEVDQEIPPNLYKAVAEIFSFLYKITKK; from the coding sequence ATGCAAGTAAATAAGAAAAAAGCAGTAGCTCTTGGCTACAACAGATCTAAAGATAATGCTCCAAGAGTGCTGGCTAATGGCGCTGGTGAGATAGCAAATAGAATAATTGATCTTGCAAAAGAGCATGATATACCGATCAAAGAGGATCCTGACCTTATTGAAATTTTAAGCAAGGTTGAAGTTGATCAAGAAATTCCACCAAATTTATATAAAGCTGTTGCTGAAATTTTTAGCTTTTTGTATAAGATCACAAAGAAATGA
- a CDS encoding MFS transporter, with product MASSFRIIRSMGPLFLGMSLLFIGNGLVIASCSALLKQNGVGELEIGLINTGFFVGALISTITAHRVISTTGHIRAFAIFSAIFAVSAMLHAVNQNLVFWAILRAFLGYCYYALLMVIESWLNAKIPNKIRSRVIAFYEGVFYTSFGLGILILALNLNIFEIFIISAAFIMLSSIPLNLIRINQPQIPERQPINIPKIFGIVPLALVGALIAGLAINGFFSMASLFVLLQGYGTKEASFFMTVAMIGGFLAQVFIGSFSDRYGRRPAILLCSSVALISAVLFLLNGKNLTVEYLLSFFFGAGIFCTYGLSLARANDEITDKTKSVQVARALLFSYSLASLFSPLLMSYAMKIFGAFGFIYVYLVLFAGLILFALTQKTIPQHMRKEYNDRLVARTAGIATIEQNGNFADRKNKK from the coding sequence ATGGCAAGTAGCTTTAGGATCATCCGCTCGATGGGACCGCTATTTTTGGGCATGAGTTTGCTTTTTATCGGAAATGGCCTAGTCATCGCATCTTGTAGCGCACTTCTTAAGCAAAATGGAGTGGGTGAGCTAGAGATTGGATTAATCAATACAGGCTTTTTTGTAGGCGCGTTAATTAGCACCATTACAGCTCACAGAGTCATCTCAACTACTGGCCACATAAGAGCCTTTGCCATCTTTTCAGCTATTTTTGCAGTCTCAGCTATGCTTCATGCGGTAAATCAAAATTTAGTATTCTGGGCGATATTGCGTGCATTTTTGGGATATTGCTATTACGCACTTTTGATGGTTATAGAAAGCTGGCTAAATGCAAAAATTCCAAATAAAATAAGATCTCGCGTGATAGCCTTTTATGAAGGCGTTTTTTACACAAGTTTTGGACTTGGCATTTTGATCTTAGCGCTTAACCTTAATATCTTTGAAATTTTCATCATAAGTGCAGCTTTTATCATGCTCTCAAGCATTCCATTAAATTTGATCCGTATAAATCAGCCTCAAATCCCAGAGCGTCAGCCCATAAACATCCCAAAAATTTTTGGTATCGTCCCGCTCGCTCTTGTTGGTGCGCTCATTGCAGGCTTAGCAATAAACGGCTTTTTTTCGATGGCAAGCCTTTTTGTTTTGCTTCAAGGATACGGCACAAAAGAGGCGTCATTTTTTATGACGGTTGCGATGATCGGAGGCTTTTTAGCTCAAGTTTTTATCGGTAGTTTCTCTGATAGATATGGCAGAAGGCCAGCTATTTTGCTTTGTAGCAGCGTGGCTTTAATAAGTGCGGTTTTGTTTTTGCTAAATGGCAAAAATTTAACGGTTGAATATCTACTTTCATTCTTTTTTGGAGCTGGAATTTTTTGCACTTATGGGCTTTCTTTAGCTAGGGCAAATGACGAGATCACAGACAAGACAAAGAGCGTGCAAGTCGCACGTGCTTTACTATTTAGCTACTCTTTGGCTTCGCTTTTCTCGCCGCTTCTTATGAGCTATGCGATGAAAATTTTTGGAGCATTTGGCTTTATCTATGTTTATTTGGTGCTTTTTGCTGGACTTATTTTATTTGCACTAACGCAAAAGACAATACCACAGCACATGAGAAAAGAGTATAACGATAGGCTCGTTGCAAGGACGGCTGGCATAGCTACTATTGAGCAAAATGGAAATTTTGCCGATAGAAAAAATAAAAAGTAA
- a CDS encoding DUF4139 domain-containing protein, translating into MEKTLFLMASVLAFANENLIEIYTDQTIITQKFSDANSSFSAFVPEGVQSESITINGDCDANAYLKKISEENSQSYIKWKQEVANLNNKLEALNARGRFIEQALIGENKSNDVTKRADEFYKFSLENIEKISAAKSELEALKENEPKSEMAGFLQLDMKFACDPKEATLSYMDDEAPKTLNEIYVDTKNKNILIKQEILLTNPFASEVKNLKLAIYPTRYQKALAPSKFYPWYEESEAEADGYGTSKNMLRAAKVTAEVADMRVQRDENEFAKIWKIDGINLAKGESKYITYDTQKMDANFSVFADFYGSLKAYNVASFKLNDDLTPTKTQFYVNSVSVGSPSEFEMKAKDEPSQLFLGQNELIELKKERLNKFKKSSLLGKDRISEEGYEISVKNNSSKSVDITLVERVPVSADEAVKVEVKGFDKKDISKDGKVELKFRLTPKEEFKKEYSYKITKPKI; encoded by the coding sequence ATGGAAAAGACGCTCTTTTTAATGGCTTCAGTGCTAGCCTTTGCAAATGAAAATTTGATAGAGATCTATACAGATCAAACCATAATCACTCAAAAATTTAGCGACGCAAATAGCTCTTTTAGCGCCTTTGTGCCAGAAGGTGTGCAGAGTGAGAGCATCACTATAAATGGAGATTGTGACGCGAATGCTTATCTAAAAAAGATCAGCGAAGAAAATAGCCAAAGTTACATAAAATGGAAGCAAGAAGTTGCAAATTTAAATAACAAGCTTGAGGCGCTAAATGCAAGAGGTAGGTTTATAGAGCAAGCTTTGATAGGAGAAAATAAAAGTAACGATGTGACAAAAAGAGCTGATGAGTTTTATAAATTTAGCCTAGAAAATATCGAGAAAATTTCAGCTGCTAAAAGTGAGCTTGAAGCGCTTAAAGAAAATGAGCCAAAGAGCGAGATGGCTGGATTTTTGCAACTTGATATGAAATTTGCTTGCGACCCAAAAGAGGCGACGCTTTCATACATGGATGATGAGGCGCCAAAGACGCTAAATGAAATTTATGTAGACACAAAAAACAAAAATATCTTGATAAAACAAGAAATTTTGCTTACCAACCCATTTGCAAGTGAAGTTAAAAATTTAAAACTCGCTATCTATCCGACCAGATATCAAAAAGCGCTTGCTCCAAGCAAGTTTTACCCTTGGTATGAGGAGAGCGAGGCAGAGGCTGATGGTTACGGCACTTCAAAAAATATGCTAAGAGCTGCGAAAGTCACTGCTGAGGTCGCTGATATGCGTGTGCAAAGAGATGAGAATGAGTTTGCCAAAATTTGGAAGATAGATGGGATAAATTTAGCAAAAGGCGAGAGCAAATATATAACTTACGACACGCAAAAAATGGATGCAAATTTTAGCGTTTTTGCTGATTTTTACGGCTCGCTAAAGGCATATAATGTGGCCAGTTTTAAGCTAAATGACGATCTAACTCCAACTAAAACGCAGTTTTACGTTAATAGCGTGAGTGTTGGTAGTCCAAGCGAGTTTGAGATGAAAGCAAAAGATGAGCCCTCTCAGCTATTTTTAGGACAAAACGAGCTAATCGAGCTTAAAAAAGAGCGCTTAAATAAATTTAAAAAGAGCTCGCTTCTTGGCAAAGACCGCATAAGCGAAGAGGGTTATGAGATAAGTGTCAAAAATAACTCAAGTAAGAGCGTTGATATCACTTTGGTGGAGCGTGTGCCAGTGTCTGCTGATGAGGCAGTAAAGGTCGAGGTAAAGGGCTTTGACAAAAAAGATATCAGCAAAGATGGCAAGGTGGAGCTTAAATTTAGGCTTACGCCAAAAGAGGAATTTAAAAAAGAGTACTCTTATAAGATCACAAAGCCAAAAATTTAG
- the folD gene encoding bifunctional methylenetetrahydrofolate dehydrogenase/methenyltetrahydrofolate cyclohydrolase FolD has product MKILDGKAVSLKVKESVKVRAEELKKFGVEPTLAVILVGEDKASQTYVRAKEKACNEYGIKSVAHRLSENTTQAELLALINVLNLDDSIHGILVQLPLPKHIDTNTVLATIDPAKDVDGFHAVNVGKLVSGLDGFVPCTPLGVMEILKEYGIDVAGLNAVVIGRSNIVGKPMANLLLNASATVTITHSKTKNLKEICKNADLIVAAIGKPFFLKADMVKDGAVVVDVGINRLDDGRLVGDVDFDEVAPKCSYITPVPGGVGPMTIAMLLNNTILAAQAKIASHKRA; this is encoded by the coding sequence ATGAAAATTTTAGACGGCAAAGCCGTATCTTTAAAGGTCAAAGAAAGCGTAAAAGTAAGAGCTGAAGAACTAAAAAAATTTGGCGTAGAGCCAACCCTAGCTGTTATCTTAGTAGGCGAAGATAAAGCATCTCAAACATACGTTAGAGCCAAAGAAAAAGCCTGCAACGAATACGGCATAAAAAGCGTAGCTCACCGTCTAAGCGAAAATACAACCCAAGCAGAGCTTCTAGCGCTTATAAATGTGCTAAATTTAGACGATAGTATCCATGGAATTTTAGTGCAGTTGCCACTTCCAAAACATATAGATACAAATACCGTTTTAGCAACGATCGATCCAGCAAAAGATGTAGATGGCTTTCACGCTGTAAATGTTGGCAAACTTGTTAGTGGGCTAGATGGCTTTGTGCCTTGCACACCACTTGGCGTGATGGAAATTTTAAAAGAGTATGGCATTGATGTGGCTGGACTAAACGCGGTGGTGATCGGCAGAAGCAACATTGTTGGCAAGCCTATGGCAAATTTACTTCTAAACGCCTCGGCAACCGTTACGATCACTCACAGCAAAACTAAAAATTTAAAAGAAATTTGCAAAAATGCTGACCTCATCGTCGCAGCTATTGGCAAGCCATTTTTCTTAAAGGCTGATATGGTAAAAGATGGCGCAGTGGTCGTTGATGTGGGCATAAATAGACTTGATGATGGCAGACTTGTAGGCGATGTGGATTTTGACGAGGTCGCACCAAAATGCTCATACATCACGCCAGTTCCTGGAGGCGTGGGTCCGATGACGATTGCGATGCTTTTAAATAACACAATCCTTGCAGCCCAAGCTAAGATAGCTAGCCACAAAAGAGCGTAA
- a CDS encoding AtpZ/AtpI family protein encodes MAKFKIKDIVAGAEQLSLGVSIVVAILLGTGLGYFVKKATNFTPALWIGFAIGIAAAILNVYKAYKAQIKSLDELKDESRYKGYTKDDDEDD; translated from the coding sequence ATGGCAAAATTTAAGATAAAAGATATCGTAGCGGGTGCTGAGCAGCTAAGCCTTGGTGTTTCAATCGTAGTTGCGATCTTGCTTGGCACTGGGCTAGGGTATTTTGTAAAAAAGGCTACAAATTTTACACCAGCTCTTTGGATAGGCTTTGCTATTGGCATCGCAGCTGCTATTTTAAATGTCTATAAAGCTTACAAAGCGCAGATAAAAAGCCTAGATGAGCTAAAAGATGAAAGCAGATACAAAGGCTACACAAAAGACGATGATGAGGATGATTAG
- a CDS encoding c-type cytochrome yields MRSVFLFLLFCVAIFGADFITKTEYAKMLYLNPRGIGCDKCHGTKGEGSLISKYKHFDKKANKTVDDELRAPKINDIDFESFKAALTKPKGVMPSYFLTDEETTILYEYITNKINTPSKAAKAQNLSKPVSTDTTQKQPEQSAKAAPATKPAEPAKTAPVKPAESAKTATTQAPKSPVKPATNPKDNQKTNLKTQNQKDKK; encoded by the coding sequence ATGCGGTCTGTTTTTTTGTTTTTGCTTTTTTGTGTGGCGATTTTTGGTGCTGATTTTATCACAAAGACCGAGTACGCCAAGATGCTCTACCTAAATCCACGCGGCATAGGATGTGACAAGTGCCACGGCACAAAGGGTGAGGGCAGTCTAATCTCTAAATACAAACACTTTGACAAAAAGGCAAACAAAACGGTTGACGATGAGCTTAGAGCACCAAAGATAAATGATATAGATTTTGAAAGCTTTAAAGCCGCTCTAACTAAGCCAAAAGGTGTCATGCCAAGCTATTTTTTGACAGACGAGGAGACTACGATTCTTTATGAGTACATTACAAATAAGATAAATACTCCTTCAAAAGCAGCAAAAGCGCAAAATTTAAGCAAGCCAGTTTCCACTGATACGACGCAAAAACAGCCAGAGCAATCTGCCAAAGCCGCCCCTGCTACAAAACCAGCAGAACCAGCTAAAACTGCACCAGTAAAACCAGCTGAGTCAGCAAAAACTGCTACTACGCAAGCACCAAAGTCGCCAGTAAAACCAGCTACAAACCCAAAAGATAATCAAAAGACAAATTTAAAAACACAAAATCAAAAGGATAAAAAATGA
- the rpiB gene encoding ribose 5-phosphate isomerase B has translation MKIDKIFIACDHAGVELKAELKEAIKKLGYEVIDLGTNDKNSVDYPDYAHLLASKLEPDCYGVLICGTGIGISIAANRHENVRCALCHDEFTARLAREHNDANVIAFGARVIGAGMATAALETFLKTEFAGGRHERRVKKIELEAGK, from the coding sequence ATGAAAATAGATAAAATTTTTATCGCTTGCGATCACGCTGGAGTAGAGCTTAAGGCAGAGCTAAAAGAAGCCATAAAAAAGCTTGGTTATGAAGTCATTGACCTTGGTACGAATGACAAAAATAGCGTTGATTACCCTGATTATGCGCATTTGCTAGCGAGCAAGCTTGAGCCTGACTGCTATGGCGTGCTCATTTGTGGCACAGGCATTGGCATCTCAATCGCTGCAAACAGGCATGAAAACGTAAGGTGTGCCCTTTGTCACGACGAATTTACCGCAAGACTTGCAAGAGAACACAACGACGCAAATGTAATTGCTTTTGGCGCAAGAGTTATCGGTGCAGGCATGGCTACAGCAGCACTTGAAACATTTTTAAAAACAGAGTTTGCAGGCGGCAGACACGAAAGAAGAGTCAAAAAAATCGAGCTTGAGGCAGGCAAATGA